The Sporomusa termitida genome has a window encoding:
- a CDS encoding winged helix-turn-helix transcriptional regulator, whose protein sequence is MSNKHTAQAGCPVLYALSLIGGKWHLPVIWALSRHKLLRYNELKRNVCGITNMMLSQSLKDLENNGLIKRVQYNEIPPRVEYSLTEAGLSLLPALDELAKWGVKQMVRI, encoded by the coding sequence ATGAGCAATAAACACACTGCGCAGGCCGGGTGTCCTGTACTATATGCCCTTAGTCTCATTGGGGGGAAATGGCACCTGCCAGTGATCTGGGCTCTCAGCCGTCATAAGCTGCTGAGATATAATGAATTAAAAAGAAATGTCTGCGGCATAACGAATATGATGTTGTCCCAATCGCTGAAAGATCTGGAAAACAATGGTTTAATTAAGCGGGTTCAGTATAACGAGATTCCCCCCCGGGTGGAATACTCGCTTACCGAAGCCGGTCTGAGTTTATTACCGGCACTGGACGAGTTAGCCAAGTGGGGGGTTAAGCAAATGGTAAGGATATAG
- a CDS encoding pyridoxamine 5'-phosphate oxidase family protein, translated as MEEVLKFLIENSIFYLATVDGNTPKVRPFGFAMNFEGKLHFCTSNQKPVYQQLKANPNIEISTTAKTGEWIRLKGNAVFNTSKQSKQAALDTMPTLANRYSVDDSIFELFYIENAEATIQDMKGNAKTIKF; from the coding sequence ATGGAAGAAGTGTTGAAATTTCTCATTGAAAATTCAATTTTTTATCTGGCCACTGTGGACGGTAACACCCCCAAGGTTCGCCCTTTCGGTTTTGCAATGAATTTCGAAGGCAAACTGCATTTTTGTACAAGCAACCAAAAGCCTGTATACCAGCAACTGAAAGCCAATCCCAATATTGAAATATCCACAACCGCCAAAACCGGGGAATGGATACGCTTAAAAGGCAACGCTGTTTTTAACACAAGTAAACAAAGCAAGCAGGCGGCACTTGATACAATGCCAACGCTCGCTAATAGGTACAGTGTGGATGATTCCATTTTTGAGTTGTTTTATATTGAGAATGCCGAGGCAACTATCCAGGATATGAAGGGTAATGCGAAAACAATCAAATTCTAA
- a CDS encoding MarR family winged helix-turn-helix transcriptional regulator, whose amino-acid sequence MNYLEEITHELFTFFNAFSSWENSVIKTSDLAVSEAHAIEILGKFGQMNMKSLAQHLGVTTGTTTVTVDRLEKKQYATRESIKEDRRVHLITLTEKGQQAFAEHHQYHYNLTEQILSVLSEKENEQLLALLKKINREAF is encoded by the coding sequence ATGAACTATTTAGAGGAAATCACTCATGAATTATTTACTTTTTTCAATGCTTTTTCTTCCTGGGAGAATTCAGTAATAAAAACAAGTGATTTAGCTGTTTCCGAGGCCCATGCCATCGAAATTCTGGGCAAGTTTGGACAAATGAATATGAAGAGTCTTGCTCAACATCTGGGAGTAACTACCGGTACGACTACCGTCACGGTGGACCGCCTGGAAAAAAAACAATATGCGACCAGGGAATCAATTAAAGAGGATCGGCGCGTGCACTTAATTACGCTAACCGAAAAAGGCCAGCAGGCTTTTGCCGAACATCATCAGTATCATTATAATTTAACAGAGCAAATACTTTCGGTCTTATCGGAAAAGGAAAACGAACAGTTGCTGGCTCTCTTAAAAAAAATTAACAGAGAGGCGTTTTAG
- a CDS encoding ferritin family protein, whose amino-acid sequence MQIFDFALKMELDGEQYYRSLAAQVQYDDLKTVLIGLANDERSHYDIILAAQNNHFHPPAAAPFLAGQQNVFAINREFINHNEESIVKLKDEQIDIYRGALIKEQESVELYKNLQATAVTEAERAICITLMQEEEKHVAVLENIIEMLNHVHDWVESAEFNLKEEKY is encoded by the coding sequence GTGCAAATTTTTGATTTCGCATTGAAAATGGAATTAGACGGGGAACAATATTACCGGAGCCTTGCCGCCCAAGTGCAATACGACGATCTTAAAACAGTCTTAATCGGCTTGGCCAATGATGAGCGGTCTCACTATGATATAATACTGGCAGCCCAAAATAATCATTTTCACCCCCCGGCCGCCGCCCCCTTTTTAGCCGGGCAGCAAAATGTTTTTGCGATTAACAGGGAATTTATTAATCACAATGAAGAATCTATCGTAAAACTAAAAGATGAGCAGATTGACATATACAGAGGGGCATTGATAAAAGAACAGGAAAGTGTGGAGCTTTATAAAAATTTACAAGCAACAGCGGTGACGGAGGCGGAAAGAGCAATCTGTATTACGCTCATGCAGGAAGAAGAAAAGCATGTGGCTGTGCTGGAGAATATCATTGAGATGCTTAATCATGTTCATGACTGGGTCGAATCGGCCGAGTTCAATCTTAAAGAAGAGAAATATTAA
- a CDS encoding Cof-type HAD-IIB family hydrolase — protein MAYKLVCIDVDGTLLNSKHKITDRTKAILLQAHQQGVHIVISTGRMYTDAEYYSNLIGVKSPVIASNGAFIKDKDTDKVIYQDVLGESLSLELLAIFRKHRTKPYFCTPHKFYYGTVMFKFFYVASKLLGKRSNKLDMEYIFSWQQWQKILNKEKNNIVKCEIIYSNIEVIRELRKEIQTIQQLEIVDSSRYNIEITRKGVSKGKAVARLAAIYGLRREEILTIGDSENDLSMIEYAGLGIAMENAADRVKRKADFITSSNDNEGVANAINRFILDNRF, from the coding sequence ATGGCCTATAAATTAGTCTGCATTGATGTTGACGGGACGCTTTTAAATAGTAAGCATAAAATTACAGACAGGACAAAAGCAATATTGCTGCAGGCACACCAACAGGGGGTTCATATCGTAATCAGCACAGGCAGAATGTACACTGATGCTGAATATTATTCCAATCTTATTGGCGTCAAATCACCGGTGATTGCATCAAACGGGGCTTTTATCAAAGACAAAGATACGGATAAGGTTATTTATCAGGATGTTTTGGGCGAGAGCTTATCCTTAGAGCTACTGGCGATATTTCGCAAACACCGCACAAAACCATATTTTTGTACGCCCCATAAATTCTATTATGGTACTGTTATGTTTAAATTTTTTTATGTTGCCTCTAAACTGTTGGGCAAGAGGAGTAATAAGCTGGATATGGAATATATTTTCTCCTGGCAGCAGTGGCAAAAAATATTAAATAAAGAGAAAAACAATATTGTAAAATGTGAGATTATATACAGCAATATAGAGGTAATCAGGGAATTACGCAAGGAAATACAAACTATCCAACAGCTGGAGATCGTGGATTCTTCCCGATATAATATTGAAATTACCCGTAAAGGGGTTTCCAAAGGCAAGGCAGTCGCAAGGCTGGCCGCTATTTATGGTCTCAGGCGTGAGGAAATACTAACAATCGGTGATAGTGAAAATGATTTATCCATGATCGAGTACGCCGGTCTGGGCATTGCCATGGAAAATGCTGCGGACAGGGTGAAACGAAAAGCTGACTTTATCACAAGCTCTAATGACAATGAGGGCGTTGCCAATGCAATAAACCGGTTTATTCTGGACAACCGGTTTTAG
- a CDS encoding bacteriohemerythrin translates to MVIWKHDYDLGIPAIDEQHKKLFEIANAIDKLLNNELITDKYDHIVAIIEELRDYTTEHFAAEEAYMLANKYPKFLSHKVLHNEFIEKMGSIDLAKIDNEQNAYLKEILKFVIEWLVDHILKEDKLISPAAR, encoded by the coding sequence GTGGTAATTTGGAAACATGATTATGATCTCGGTATCCCTGCCATTGACGAGCAACACAAAAAATTATTTGAGATCGCCAATGCTATCGACAAATTATTAAACAATGAATTAATAACTGACAAATATGATCACATTGTAGCTATTATTGAGGAACTACGGGATTATACAACAGAACATTTCGCGGCCGAAGAGGCCTATATGCTGGCTAATAAATATCCCAAGTTTTTGTCACATAAGGTGTTGCATAATGAGTTTATCGAAAAAATGGGATCCATCGACCTGGCAAAGATCGATAATGAACAAAATGCCTATTTAAAAGAAATCCTTAAATTTGTTATCGAATGGCTTGTCGACCATATTTTAAAAGAAGATAAATTAATATCGCCAGCCGCACGGTAG
- a CDS encoding ABC transporter ATP-binding protein, producing the protein MRLDVHEATFSYDGSRHIFADISFSVQERNIMCLLGPNGAGKSTLMKCLNNLMPLSKGCIQIDGQDIRSLSRQELTRKIAYVPQSHIPTFPFVALDVVLMGRAPHLNFLAVPGKKDIEIAKQAMNSLGIYHLRDKRYTEISGGERQLVLLAAVIAQQTSILLLDEPTSHLDFGNQIRLLKIINSLAEQGMLVIMSTHFPDHAFLTANTVAIIAGGKIAKQGSPAEVITEENIYQTYGIKVIVGQVNCDKSLITCVPLIR; encoded by the coding sequence ATGAGATTGGATGTACATGAGGCAACCTTCTCTTATGATGGCTCCCGGCACATTTTTGCCGATATCAGCTTTTCCGTCCAAGAACGAAATATTATGTGTTTATTAGGCCCCAATGGAGCGGGAAAATCAACATTAATGAAATGCTTGAATAATCTTATGCCGCTAAGCAAAGGGTGCATACAGATTGACGGGCAGGATATCCGTAGTTTGAGTCGCCAGGAGCTTACCCGGAAAATCGCGTATGTCCCGCAGTCCCATATACCAACATTCCCTTTTGTTGCCCTGGATGTTGTACTCATGGGCCGAGCACCGCACCTTAATTTTTTAGCCGTTCCCGGTAAAAAGGATATAGAAATCGCCAAGCAGGCCATGAATTCTCTGGGAATATACCACTTGCGGGACAAACGTTATACTGAGATAAGCGGCGGCGAAAGGCAACTGGTCTTACTGGCTGCCGTTATTGCCCAGCAAACTTCAATATTGCTGCTTGACGAACCTACCTCGCATCTTGACTTTGGCAATCAAATCCGTTTGCTAAAAATCATCAACAGCCTGGCCGAGCAAGGTATGCTTGTCATTATGTCGACACACTTTCCTGACCATGCATTCCTTACCGCTAACACAGTCGCCATTATTGCCGGGGGGAAAATTGCCAAGCAGGGTTCCCCCGCAGAAGTAATTACAGAAGAAAATATTTATCAGACCTATGGCATTAAAGTTATTGTTGGTCAGGTAAATTGTGATAAATCGCTGATTACCTGTGTTCCCCTGATCAGGTAA
- a CDS encoding CAP domain-containing protein: MTSAYAAEAATEAIADGTAANKAAVNEVPANETLDTETTVEETLKENKTAKNILTGIVAIGLISALTNHGSKSSDKSNQGSTGTGNTGSSGSTSTSAADEQQALALLNQDRTENGLSTLKSNSQLTTLARTYAKDMIDRNYFSHYNPEGQSPFDRMTAAGISYKTAGENLAINSSVANAEKAFMNSSGHRANILNSAYTDVGVGVVRNASGQVYVVQEFISK, translated from the coding sequence GTGACCTCCGCATATGCAGCAGAAGCTGCTACCGAAGCGATAGCCGATGGGACTGCCGCCAATAAGGCTGCTGTCAATGAAGTTCCGGCCAACGAAACTCTAGATACGGAAACAACTGTTGAAGAAACGCTAAAAGAAAACAAAACTGCTAAAAACATTCTGACCGGGATTGTAGCAATCGGCTTGATTTCGGCCCTTACCAATCACGGCAGCAAGTCTTCAGACAAGTCCAATCAAGGTTCCACAGGCACTGGCAATACAGGCTCCAGTGGCTCAACCAGCACTTCGGCAGCTGATGAGCAGCAGGCCCTGGCCCTGCTGAACCAGGACCGCACAGAAAACGGTCTTTCAACATTAAAATCCAACTCGCAGCTAACAACCCTGGCCCGCACCTATGCCAAGGATATGATTGACCGTAACTATTTTTCCCATTACAATCCGGAAGGGCAGTCGCCCTTCGACCGCATGACGGCAGCCGGCATCAGCTATAAAACGGCCGGTGAAAACTTAGCCATCAATTCAAGCGTAGCCAATGCCGAAAAGGCATTTATGAACAGTTCAGGCCACCGGGCCAATATTCTTAACTCCGCTTACACCGATGTCGGCGTCGGCGTAGTGCGCAACGCAAGCGGACAGGTGTATGTAGTGCAGGAGTTTATTAGTAAGTAA
- a CDS encoding DUF1003 domain-containing protein: MNNQDRPNLGPAAKYRMKQDLVKNAYREFQEQQTYGQRVADYVARVVGSWPFIIGQSVIILIWMGANAYLVYMKVMDPGYFDAWDPYPFILLNLVLSFQAAYTGPVVMMSQNRQSEKDRLMAELDYQLNKKSAEEIEVIMAHLVYQDEVMNKLMSRLEERATTADKDK; this comes from the coding sequence ATGAATAATCAGGATAGGCCTAATCTTGGACCGGCAGCTAAGTATAGAATGAAACAAGATCTTGTGAAAAATGCCTACCGTGAATTTCAGGAACAACAGACTTATGGTCAGCGGGTTGCTGACTATGTTGCCAGGGTAGTCGGCAGCTGGCCGTTCATTATTGGCCAAAGTGTCATTATTTTAATCTGGATGGGGGCTAATGCCTATTTGGTTTATATGAAGGTAATGGACCCGGGATATTTTGATGCCTGGGATCCATATCCCTTTATTTTGCTTAATCTGGTGTTAAGCTTTCAGGCGGCTTATACCGGGCCGGTAGTCATGATGAGCCAAAACAGGCAGTCTGAAAAGGACCGTTTAATGGCCGAACTGGACTATCAGCTTAATAAAAAATCGGCAGAAGAAATCGAGGTTATTATGGCGCATTTGGTATATCAGGATGAGGTTATGAACAAACTGATGTCCCGGTTAGAGGAGCGGGCAACAACTGCTGACAAAGATAAATGA
- a CDS encoding substrate-binding domain-containing protein, with protein sequence MTKKLTIFHAGSLSRVLQPIALAFELQNPGISVHLEGSGARMAARKAIQHPDTCDIVASADYSIIDDFLKPEYATFNIQLAKNRLVLSFSDQSQYANAIQPDNWYNILLKPGVTYGHTDPELDPAGYRTKLCWQLAERYYKQAGLFNCLNTNLLPENILTDSAIIRSRLTSGKLDYFFGYESTARQNSYRFINLPDAINFSADEYSSYYEQAALQLSGKQPGTVMTVKGQPIIYSITLIETTRRRDLALQFLEFLLDQGTAPIVAAGLIPLSPPIIPPKDNLHLPFRLRRFFNLSQCLDHIREDV encoded by the coding sequence TTGACAAAAAAACTAACAATATTTCATGCAGGAAGTTTAAGCAGGGTGCTACAGCCGATTGCCCTAGCTTTTGAGCTTCAAAATCCCGGTATATCAGTACATTTGGAAGGCAGCGGTGCACGAATGGCTGCCCGCAAGGCAATCCAGCATCCTGACACCTGCGATATTGTTGCTTCGGCCGATTACAGCATAATTGATGACTTTCTGAAACCTGAATATGCAACCTTTAATATTCAATTGGCAAAAAACCGGCTCGTTCTGTCTTTTTCGGACCAGAGCCAATATGCCAACGCTATTCAGCCTGACAATTGGTACAACATACTATTAAAGCCTGGCGTTACCTATGGGCATACTGACCCGGAACTGGACCCGGCCGGCTATCGGACCAAATTATGTTGGCAGTTAGCGGAGAGATATTATAAGCAGGCCGGCTTATTCAACTGCCTGAATACTAATCTATTGCCGGAAAATATACTGACAGATAGTGCAATAATTCGTTCGCGGCTCACCAGTGGCAAGTTAGACTATTTTTTCGGCTATGAATCAACGGCACGCCAAAACAGCTACCGGTTTATTAACCTGCCTGATGCAATTAACTTTTCAGCTGACGAATATTCATCATATTATGAACAGGCTGCATTGCAGTTATCAGGCAAACAGCCCGGAACGGTCATGACTGTTAAAGGGCAGCCAATTATCTATAGTATCACCCTGATCGAAACAACACGCCGGCGGGACCTAGCCCTGCAATTTCTTGAATTTCTCCTGGACCAGGGGACTGCTCCCATTGTTGCTGCCGGCCTTATCCCACTGTCGCCGCCGATCATTCCGCCAAAGGACAACCTGCATTTGCCTTTTCGACTACGCCGTTTTTTTAATCTTAGCCAGTGTCTTGACCACATAAGAGAGGATGTGTAA
- a CDS encoding ABC transporter substrate-binding protein, whose product MTKRTMVLGCILLLIIAGGFLGITKQQTAVPGLQAATRTVVDQLGRTVIIPAEPQRIVCLQHHTLDIILELQAGDKLVGVINKWQNLISPRLSDIYPRLKDLPTPGDLETVNLEALTNLNPDLVLVTHYMPKNVIEQIEKLGIPVIAISLYKADYEQASKLNPKLKDPDNAYTEGFKEGVALIGSVVGREQKAAELVDYTLKSRELVKTRLSGLVGQRVSSYMANPDMYTYGTGKYTQVIIERAGGRNVAEEIDGYKQVTMEQIMKWNPEVIFVQDRYKKVAAEIRTNPAWQEIDAVKNDRVYVAPEYAKPWGHPCPESMALGELWLAKKLHPEKFSDIDLQEKANDFYITFYGVPYTGDH is encoded by the coding sequence ATGACCAAACGTACTATGGTACTGGGCTGTATATTGTTGCTGATTATTGCCGGCGGCTTCTTGGGGATAACCAAACAGCAAACGGCCGTACCCGGACTACAAGCTGCTACCAGGACAGTTGTCGATCAACTCGGGCGTACGGTGATAATTCCCGCTGAGCCCCAAAGAATTGTCTGCCTGCAACACCATACACTTGATATTATTTTAGAACTGCAGGCCGGTGACAAGCTAGTCGGCGTCATTAATAAATGGCAAAATTTAATATCCCCCCGGCTTTCTGATATTTATCCGCGCTTAAAAGACCTGCCTACTCCCGGTGATCTAGAAACAGTCAACCTTGAGGCTCTTACAAACTTAAACCCTGACCTGGTGTTAGTGACCCACTATATGCCCAAAAATGTGATTGAGCAAATTGAGAAGCTGGGTATTCCGGTAATTGCAATTTCCTTGTATAAAGCTGATTATGAACAAGCTTCAAAATTAAACCCGAAACTGAAAGACCCTGACAATGCATACACCGAAGGCTTTAAAGAGGGGGTAGCCTTAATTGGCAGCGTAGTAGGCAGAGAACAGAAAGCGGCTGAACTTGTTGACTACACCCTAAAAAGTCGCGAGCTGGTAAAAACCAGGCTGAGCGGTTTGGTTGGTCAGCGGGTCTCCAGCTATATGGCTAATCCGGATATGTATACATATGGGACAGGCAAGTATACACAGGTCATTATCGAACGGGCCGGCGGGCGCAATGTGGCTGAGGAGATTGACGGCTATAAGCAGGTTACTATGGAACAAATAATGAAATGGAATCCTGAGGTTATTTTTGTGCAAGATCGCTATAAAAAAGTCGCCGCTGAGATTCGTACAAATCCTGCGTGGCAAGAAATTGATGCAGTCAAAAATGACCGGGTGTATGTTGCGCCGGAGTATGCAAAACCCTGGGGGCATCCATGCCCCGAATCAATGGCGCTTGGTGAACTCTGGTTAGCCAAAAAGCTGCATCCGGAGAAATTCTCAGATATTGATCTGCAAGAAAAAGCAAATGATTTCTACATTACATTTTACGGGGTGCCTTATACCGGGGATCACTAA
- a CDS encoding GntP family permease codes for MELFAILLSLILLMYFAFRGYSIILFAPLFAILAAAASHFSLMPVYTEIFMTKAAEYFKMYFSIFLLGAVFAKVMEDGGLARAIAGSIAGRLGKENAILAVILGCGSLTYGGISVFVVVFVMYPFAAALFREADIPKRLIPAALWLGTFTFSMGAFPGSPQIQNIIPTAFFGTTTWAEPLIGVISGVSIFSSGWAWLLYRQRQAAAQGEGYGLHTLNEPAKSAAEQLPGQWLSVLPLAVVLLANLYLSNPFAWSWAYQWNEDILLPFKALHLSLLSSSLDKVRAIWSLNIALILGILLALVIGRQQLRQKGGAAAALNGGAISSLVAVLNTASGYGYGSVVASLAGFQVIKSFLMDIKIGTGPLVSEAITVNIMAAITGSASGGITIALGMLGTDYLAWAQAAGMPPDALHRFAALASSGLDSMPHNGGLITVMAVCGLTHKESYYDLFVITIIKTLLVFVFIGLYLAAI; via the coding sequence GTGGAATTATTTGCAATACTACTCAGTCTTATCCTGCTAATGTATTTTGCCTTCCGTGGTTACTCCATCATCCTGTTTGCGCCATTATTCGCTATTCTGGCGGCAGCGGCCAGTCATTTCAGCCTTATGCCTGTATATACGGAAATCTTCATGACTAAAGCAGCTGAATACTTTAAGATGTATTTCTCGATTTTTCTGTTAGGGGCTGTTTTTGCGAAGGTAATGGAGGATGGCGGTCTGGCCCGGGCGATTGCCGGGTCGATTGCCGGTAGGTTAGGCAAAGAGAATGCTATACTGGCCGTGATACTTGGTTGTGGTTCTTTGACTTACGGCGGCATTAGCGTATTTGTTGTGGTGTTTGTCATGTACCCGTTTGCTGCCGCTCTTTTCCGCGAGGCTGATATTCCTAAACGGCTGATACCTGCGGCTTTATGGCTAGGTACATTTACTTTCAGTATGGGGGCCTTTCCGGGGTCCCCGCAAATTCAAAATATTATTCCCACCGCTTTTTTCGGTACGACAACATGGGCCGAGCCTTTGATTGGCGTCATTAGCGGGGTAAGTATCTTTTCTTCAGGCTGGGCCTGGCTGCTATACAGACAGCGACAGGCGGCAGCACAGGGCGAGGGCTATGGGCTGCATACACTGAATGAACCGGCCAAGTCGGCAGCGGAGCAGCTGCCTGGGCAATGGCTGTCGGTGTTGCCGCTGGCAGTTGTCCTGCTGGCTAACTTATATCTTAGCAACCCTTTTGCCTGGTCCTGGGCTTATCAATGGAATGAAGATATCCTGCTGCCCTTTAAAGCCCTGCACCTGTCACTGTTAAGCAGCAGCCTTGATAAGGTACGGGCAATCTGGTCTTTGAACATAGCTCTGATTCTGGGTATCCTGCTGGCGCTTGTGATTGGCCGCCAACAGTTGCGGCAGAAAGGGGGGGCTGCTGCTGCCCTAAACGGTGGCGCGATTAGTTCCCTGGTCGCAGTTCTTAATACTGCCTCAGGGTATGGCTATGGCAGTGTGGTTGCCAGTCTGGCCGGTTTCCAGGTGATTAAATCTTTTTTAATGGATATTAAGATTGGTACCGGCCCGCTGGTGTCGGAGGCGATTACTGTCAATATTATGGCCGCTATTACCGGTTCGGCATCAGGCGGCATAACAATTGCTCTTGGTATGCTGGGGACTGATTATCTGGCCTGGGCCCAGGCTGCCGGTATGCCGCCGGATGCCCTGCACCGCTTTGCGGCCCTGGCTTCCAGCGGACTCGATTCTATGCCGCACAACGGCGGGCTTATTACTGTTATGGCCGTGTGCGGTCTAACACACAAAGAATCCTATTATGATCTCTTTGTTATTACAATTATCAAGACATTGCTGGTCTTTGTCTTTATTGGCTTGTATCTGGCAGCTATATAG
- a CDS encoding alpha/beta fold hydrolase has product MGYHIQVEANINIYVEDLNPEGCKTIVFIHGWPANHKMFEYQFDQLPRQGYRCIGIDLRGFGNSDKPWDGYHYDQLADDIRCVVEALGLQQFILGGHSTGGAIAIRYMARHSGYGVAKLALFAAAAPSLIQRAYFPYGLERAAIEKIIEDTYNDRPNMLQGFGNMFFFQHVTGPFSEWFFQLGLEAAGWSTAAIAKTWLDEEGLFSDLGTIRVPTLILHGLHDRVCLFPLAVAQHKGIKNSRLVPFKYSGHGLFYDQRDKFNKELVEFIEE; this is encoded by the coding sequence ATGGGATACCATATTCAGGTAGAAGCAAATATCAATATTTATGTGGAGGACCTTAACCCGGAAGGCTGTAAAACAATCGTGTTTATTCACGGCTGGCCGGCAAACCATAAGATGTTTGAATACCAGTTTGATCAGCTGCCGCGCCAGGGGTACCGCTGTATCGGCATTGATCTCAGAGGTTTTGGCAATTCTGACAAGCCTTGGGATGGCTACCACTATGATCAATTAGCCGATGATATCCGCTGTGTGGTTGAAGCCCTTGGCTTGCAGCAGTTTATCCTGGGGGGACATTCTACCGGCGGAGCTATCGCTATTCGTTACATGGCCCGTCATAGCGGTTATGGGGTAGCTAAGCTTGCCCTGTTTGCAGCAGCAGCCCCCAGCCTTATTCAACGGGCCTATTTTCCTTATGGTCTAGAAAGAGCGGCGATAGAAAAAATCATTGAGGACACCTATAATGACCGCCCTAATATGCTGCAGGGATTTGGCAATATGTTTTTCTTTCAGCACGTCACCGGCCCTTTCTCAGAATGGTTTTTCCAATTGGGATTAGAGGCGGCAGGCTGGTCAACCGCGGCCATTGCCAAAACCTGGCTGGACGAAGAGGGATTATTTTCCGATCTTGGGACAATCCGTGTTCCCACACTAATCCTGCATGGCCTGCATGACCGGGTGTGTCTGTTTCCCCTGGCTGTTGCCCAGCATAAAGGTATAAAAAATTCCCGGCTGGTACCATTTAAATATAGTGGCCATGGATTGTTTTATGACCAGCGCGATAAGTTTAATAAGGAATTAGTAGAATTTATCGAGGAATAA
- a CDS encoding FecCD family ABC transporter permease: protein MRRLKRPILTSILCLTPVVLFFLSFVIGKYPISLDSVVKILFSGFTTIEHTWTPMAEKVIFEVRFPRILAALIIGAGLSVAGAAFQGIFRNPLVSPYILGVAAGAGFGAALAILLAEHTILIQVLALLFGLLAVVSAYAISSVYKSANTLALILAGVVVGSFFSSLISLIKYVADPYEKLPAIVFWLMGSLANVSKATLAVAGPVIIISIFLVTLLAWRINILSMGDEEALAFGVNIKRERGLIIFLCTVITAAAVCLAGTIGWVGLVIPHIGRLLVGPDHRKLIPACISIGACYLLMIDNLSRTLIETEIPLGILTALIGAPFFAYLIIKNKVGW, encoded by the coding sequence ATGCGTAGGCTGAAGCGTCCAATCCTTACATCTATACTATGCCTAACGCCGGTGGTTTTATTTTTTCTTTCGTTTGTTATTGGTAAATACCCGATCAGCCTAGATAGTGTCGTCAAAATTCTTTTTTCCGGATTCACGACCATTGAACATACATGGACGCCGATGGCGGAAAAAGTAATATTTGAAGTTAGATTTCCCCGGATACTGGCCGCTTTAATCATTGGTGCCGGATTATCGGTAGCCGGGGCGGCCTTCCAGGGAATATTCCGTAATCCCCTGGTTTCGCCTTATATCCTGGGGGTTGCGGCCGGGGCCGGCTTTGGTGCAGCATTAGCAATTTTGCTGGCTGAACATACAATACTCATTCAGGTCTTGGCTTTGCTTTTCGGCTTATTGGCAGTGGTAAGCGCCTATGCAATTAGCAGTGTGTATAAGTCGGCCAATACTTTGGCTCTGATCCTGGCTGGAGTGGTTGTAGGATCTTTTTTTTCCTCTTTGATATCACTGATTAAGTATGTTGCTGACCCTTACGAAAAACTGCCGGCAATTGTATTTTGGTTAATGGGATCGCTGGCAAACGTCAGTAAAGCCACCCTGGCAGTAGCCGGGCCTGTTATTATCATCTCAATTTTTCTGGTGACCCTACTGGCCTGGCGGATCAACATATTATCTATGGGCGACGAGGAGGCTCTGGCATTTGGTGTCAATATCAAACGGGAGCGCGGCCTAATTATTTTCCTATGTACTGTCATTACCGCAGCAGCCGTCTGTCTGGCGGGAACAATTGGGTGGGTTGGGCTGGTTATACCTCATATTGGCCGACTGTTGGTAGGACCGGACCACAGGAAACTAATACCTGCCTGTATATCCATCGGAGCCTGCTATTTATTGATGATTGACAATTTATCCCGGACGCTTATTGAGACCGAAATTCCCCTGGGAATTTTAACAGCCCTTATCGGCGCACCGTTTTTTGCTTATTTAATTATCAAGAATAAGGTGGGCTGGTAA